One window from the genome of Gimesia aquarii encodes:
- a CDS encoding BON domain-containing protein, producing MKRYRKWVLTLGIMAVTPGITMAGPLDFFSKKSEQSSSTAVSGKLSNNQRVANEIADVLRKARLTGYNMEIEYNKGVAKLSGKIPTAAQKAQATSLISRIKGVTRVDNQLEVSEAQSRQVPTLGRETSKSSLNPFRKPADIQQASATDPFLKGSLNQAQFEQSAEKPVSNIQRVSGQVARGPAPSNQQMAEQIAKSLGPVLASAHDVEIRFKNGTAILQGAIGSVQEQQMATQIAQRVPGVRNVENRLQISQAAPQQRSMIQPTNYMNYQAPHPGPAGAPAMTPQPGIGASNNVYNSPHLPNGAWPTYAQYPNYAQVAYPSEYSASAFPYIGPFYPYPQVPLGWREAQLEWDDGSWKLNFRPRTNRWWWFMNPKNW from the coding sequence ATGAAACGGTATCGTAAGTGGGTCTTGACGCTGGGGATCATGGCGGTGACTCCCGGTATCACAATGGCCGGGCCCTTGGATTTCTTCAGCAAGAAGTCTGAACAGTCAAGCTCGACCGCTGTATCCGGTAAACTTTCTAATAATCAGAGAGTCGCCAATGAAATTGCAGACGTTTTGAGAAAAGCTCGACTGACCGGTTACAACATGGAAATCGAGTATAATAAAGGCGTCGCAAAACTTTCGGGTAAAATCCCGACTGCTGCACAGAAAGCACAGGCAACCAGCTTAATCTCTAGAATTAAGGGTGTCACTCGTGTTGACAACCAGCTCGAAGTCAGCGAAGCTCAGAGTAGGCAAGTTCCTACTTTAGGCCGGGAAACCAGTAAATCAAGCCTGAATCCATTCCGGAAACCTGCGGATATTCAACAGGCTTCTGCTACTGATCCCTTCTTGAAAGGATCTTTAAACCAGGCACAGTTTGAACAGTCAGCTGAAAAGCCTGTCTCAAACATTCAGAGAGTATCAGGTCAGGTTGCTCGGGGTCCTGCTCCAAGTAATCAGCAAATGGCTGAGCAAATTGCGAAATCTCTGGGACCTGTCCTGGCATCAGCTCATGATGTAGAAATTCGCTTTAAAAATGGGACTGCCATCCTACAGGGAGCCATTGGGTCCGTTCAAGAACAGCAAATGGCAACTCAAATTGCCCAACGAGTTCCAGGGGTACGGAATGTTGAAAATCGTTTGCAGATCTCACAAGCTGCTCCACAACAACGTTCAATGATCCAGCCTACGAACTACATGAACTATCAGGCCCCGCATCCCGGTCCTGCTGGAGCTCCTGCAATGACTCCTCAACCTGGAATTGGTGCTTCAAATAATGTTTACAATAGTCCGCACTTACCAAATGGAGCCTGGCCAACTTATGCACAATATCCAAACTATGCACAAGTTGCTTATCCAAGCGAGTATAGTGCAAGTGCTTTCCCTTACATTGGGCCTTTCTATCCTTACCCACAAGTTCCATTGGGGTGGAGAGAAGCTCAATTGGAATGGGATGATGGATCATGGAAATTAAACTTCCGACCACGTACAAATCGCTGGTGGTGGTTTATGAATCCCAAAAACTGGTAA
- a CDS encoding C25 family cysteine peptidase — protein MMLQKSNSSFIVAKRLILLTSVIISAGCGSSEVADRTVDEFQAYAATALPSFSESELKAFATAVDLNGDGIISNTEFTNRFIVLREFTANNSPQPDSPANPTEGPTNDLKSVSTVIPALTNSEQATVLLITANELAAAWKPFAEWKTQGGKATKIITVQKIKEDYEATNIQEKIRLCVRDHIDRQGTRWVVLGGDSLSGANGLIPGGHRTMHAQEPEGIPTDIVYLSKTNWDADGDGIYGEWDEDRKAISYPDGQIGLGRIPVRTADDVRAFTEKVIAYESRYPTNDFARQMIYTCTDSPAYPKVRKSWDSHVSKVWKEGEVNRFFSRETPWDKDDEPGSYDLSAENLVSLLNKKTTGKLHIHGHGHLPAWVLERSMFTAKHVGQLKNDGAYPLITTVSCNTGEYDSEDDPSIVESMIRQPNGGTVAIVAPIRTGKPHFHKPSDFRLMVLEGKLDGTTMTMTRYWSHGLGSGLTTGEALMKAKADMTADAVKTAGYHLCICELNLLGDPTLDMRAKSPRMPQIIAPKSVDQGKQTVNITTDAPGSTVCLWKGKEVYEVRAADAKGKATFDITTETTGTLLATVSGANLNRVTAQIQVK, from the coding sequence ATGATGCTGCAAAAGTCAAATTCTAGCTTCATAGTGGCCAAACGACTGATTCTACTCACCAGTGTGATCATCTCCGCAGGCTGCGGCTCGTCTGAGGTAGCCGATCGCACAGTTGATGAATTTCAAGCCTATGCTGCTACGGCGCTGCCAAGCTTCAGCGAATCAGAATTAAAAGCGTTTGCAACGGCCGTTGATCTGAACGGCGATGGTATCATCTCCAATACAGAATTCACCAATCGATTTATTGTTCTACGAGAGTTCACAGCAAATAATTCTCCCCAACCTGATTCACCGGCTAACCCGACTGAAGGACCAACCAATGATTTGAAAAGCGTGTCGACCGTAATTCCAGCGCTCACAAACTCGGAGCAGGCAACCGTGTTACTAATTACGGCCAACGAACTCGCAGCTGCCTGGAAGCCCTTTGCGGAGTGGAAAACACAGGGAGGTAAAGCCACAAAGATCATCACCGTTCAGAAGATTAAAGAAGACTATGAAGCTACAAATATACAAGAGAAAATCCGGCTCTGTGTACGCGATCATATTGACCGGCAAGGAACACGGTGGGTGGTTTTGGGCGGAGACAGCCTGTCTGGCGCGAATGGTCTGATTCCAGGCGGACATCGGACAATGCACGCACAGGAACCAGAGGGCATTCCAACCGATATTGTCTATTTGAGTAAGACGAATTGGGATGCCGATGGAGATGGGATCTATGGCGAGTGGGATGAAGATCGCAAGGCGATTTCCTATCCCGACGGTCAGATCGGGTTGGGACGCATCCCGGTGAGAACCGCTGATGATGTGAGGGCGTTTACAGAAAAAGTAATCGCTTACGAATCACGCTATCCCACTAATGATTTTGCCCGGCAAATGATCTACACCTGCACCGATAGTCCCGCTTATCCCAAAGTGCGTAAGAGTTGGGACAGTCACGTTTCCAAAGTCTGGAAGGAGGGTGAAGTCAATCGTTTCTTTTCAAGAGAGACACCGTGGGACAAGGACGACGAACCAGGGAGCTACGATCTCAGTGCCGAGAATCTGGTCTCCTTACTCAATAAGAAGACGACTGGGAAGCTGCATATCCATGGGCATGGTCATCTGCCAGCCTGGGTTCTTGAACGCTCGATGTTTACTGCGAAACATGTTGGTCAACTGAAGAATGACGGAGCGTATCCACTCATTACTACAGTCTCCTGCAATACCGGTGAGTACGACTCTGAGGATGATCCATCAATCGTTGAATCCATGATTCGTCAGCCCAACGGGGGGACGGTCGCAATCGTAGCTCCTATTCGAACCGGTAAACCGCACTTTCATAAGCCTTCCGACTTTCGTCTGATGGTCCTGGAGGGAAAGCTCGATGGAACAACAATGACAATGACACGGTACTGGTCTCATGGGCTAGGTAGCGGACTGACAACGGGTGAAGCTCTCATGAAGGCGAAGGCTGACATGACTGCCGATGCCGTTAAGACTGCCGGTTACCATCTCTGTATTTGTGAGTTGAATCTGCTGGGTGATCCCACTCTGGATATGCGAGCGAAGTCTCCACGAATGCCTCAAATCATCGCCCCAAAATCGGTGGATCAAGGCAAACAAACAGTAAACATCACAACGGATGCACCGGGGAGTACGGTCTGCTTGTGGAAAGGCAAAGAAGTCTATGAAGTACGCGCAGCCGATGCGAAAGGCAAAGCAACTTTTGACATCACAACAGAAACAACGGGAACACTGCTGGCAACGGTAAGCGGAGCCAACTTGAATCGAGTGACGGCACAAATCCAGGTGAAGTAG
- a CDS encoding putative metallopeptidase codes for MSTKKPFNFSHAMFDLCRDIAQRMPEFQHIDMDRVAVAFAQARRNVPYGMQAKLTPLRFEKGALHTTRYGRKWTAQRVYQDQEEMLYILTFYLPRFLNHSFQEKLITVVHELYHISPAFDGDIRRLEGHYHVHSHSQKEYDEQMAVFVDQYLKQKPPAELFSFLKCRFSTLQKRHGGVVGLQIPIPKLIPIDDSQTA; via the coding sequence ATGTCAACGAAAAAGCCTTTTAATTTCAGTCATGCCATGTTTGACCTGTGCCGTGATATTGCACAGCGGATGCCCGAATTTCAGCATATTGACATGGACCGGGTTGCAGTAGCATTCGCTCAAGCACGCCGCAATGTGCCCTATGGAATGCAGGCTAAGTTAACCCCCCTGCGTTTCGAAAAGGGAGCGCTTCATACGACTCGATACGGTCGCAAGTGGACGGCGCAACGAGTTTACCAGGATCAAGAGGAAATGCTGTATATCCTGACGTTTTACCTGCCTCGCTTCTTGAATCATTCCTTCCAGGAAAAATTGATCACCGTTGTGCATGAACTGTACCATATCAGTCCTGCCTTTGATGGCGATATTCGCCGTTTGGAAGGCCACTATCACGTGCACTCACACAGTCAAAAAGAGTACGATGAGCAGATGGCGGTTTTTGTAGACCAGTATTTGAAACAGAAGCCTCCTGCAGAGCTCTTCTCATTTTTGAAATGTCGCTTTTCAACTCTACAAAAAAGACATGGTGGTGTCGTGGGATTGCAAATCCCTATTCCCAAACTGATTCCTATCGACGATTCACAAACTGCTTGA
- a CDS encoding bL17 family ribosomal protein has translation MRHRMRGRKLGRNASHRKAMFKNMAASFIKTVRIDEDAENAPKVSGRITTTVQKAKELRPFIEKLITLAKKAQPHLEKATQFATSADKNSSEWKSWRESEQWNEWNQAIAPALSYRRRAFSELRDNEAVDILFDELAERFAERNGGYTRVVRLATVRLGDAGEQAIIEFVGERDRIKPKKRSASLEESSEATATDEAETEATAESEADTEEAVEDSAETAAAEDAETETEDDSEKEK, from the coding sequence ATGCGACACCGAATGAGAGGCCGTAAGCTAGGCCGTAACGCATCACATCGTAAAGCGATGTTCAAGAACATGGCCGCAAGTTTCATTAAGACGGTCAGAATTGACGAAGATGCAGAGAACGCTCCCAAGGTTTCCGGGCGTATTACAACGACCGTTCAGAAGGCAAAAGAACTTCGTCCGTTCATTGAGAAGTTGATTACGTTGGCGAAAAAAGCACAGCCGCACTTAGAAAAAGCCACACAATTTGCGACGTCTGCAGATAAAAACTCAAGTGAGTGGAAAAGCTGGCGGGAATCTGAGCAGTGGAATGAATGGAATCAGGCAATCGCACCTGCATTGAGCTACCGAAGACGGGCATTTTCTGAACTTCGCGATAACGAAGCAGTCGATATCCTGTTCGACGAACTTGCCGAGCGATTTGCTGAGCGTAATGGCGGCTACACCCGAGTTGTCCGATTGGCAACAGTTCGTCTCGGTGATGCTGGCGAGCAGGCAATCATTGAGTTTGTAGGTGAACGTGATCGGATTAAACCGAAGAAACGTAGTGCAAGTCTCGAAGAAAGTTCAGAAGCGACAGCTACTGATGAAGCTGAAACCGAAGCGACTGCAGAATCGGAAGCCGACACAGAAGAAGCCGTCGAAGATTCTGCGGAAACTGCCGCTGCTGAAGACGCCGAAACCGAAACAGAGGATGATTCAGAGAAAGAGAAATAA
- a CDS encoding DNA-directed RNA polymerase subunit alpha: MRIRWRGLELPSRVIPDRDSMTSTYGMFVAEPFERGFGATIANSLRRILLSSLEGSSVTRVKIQGVQHEFTTIPGVVEDITEICLNLKSLIVKNSSSTSKTLRIEKHERGVVTGADVITDDQVEVINQDLVIATMTDDVPLNMEITVENGRGYTPASEHAEHDMEVGVIPLDATFSPVVRVRYKIEDTRVGQRTNYDKLILEIWTNGTVKPDMALVEASKILRKHLNPFITYREPGPEMPPEGGLKGMLDTTGYAPIDLELEEKLNQSLAELNLSVRATNCLESEGINTVRDLVGKSEDHLLHVRNFGETTLVEVRERLSQIGLRLGMKIPNSSSQPR, translated from the coding sequence ATGCGAATCCGTTGGCGAGGACTGGAATTACCAAGCCGTGTCATCCCTGATCGGGACTCAATGACATCTACTTATGGTATGTTTGTAGCCGAACCATTTGAGCGTGGATTCGGAGCAACTATTGCCAACAGTTTACGGCGAATCCTGCTTTCCAGTTTGGAAGGTAGCTCCGTCACGCGTGTTAAAATTCAAGGTGTTCAACACGAATTCACAACCATTCCTGGAGTGGTTGAAGACATCACCGAAATTTGCTTGAATTTAAAATCGTTAATCGTCAAGAATTCCAGTTCCACTTCAAAAACATTGCGAATCGAAAAACACGAGCGTGGTGTTGTAACGGGAGCTGATGTCATTACCGATGATCAGGTCGAAGTGATCAATCAAGATCTTGTCATAGCAACAATGACAGACGATGTTCCGCTCAACATGGAAATTACCGTTGAAAATGGTCGTGGTTATACTCCCGCCTCTGAACATGCAGAACACGATATGGAAGTAGGCGTCATTCCTTTGGATGCCACTTTCTCACCAGTTGTTCGTGTTCGCTATAAGATTGAAGATACACGCGTTGGACAACGTACTAACTATGACAAACTGATTCTGGAAATCTGGACTAACGGAACTGTCAAACCAGATATGGCTCTGGTCGAAGCTTCCAAGATCCTGCGTAAGCACCTCAATCCCTTTATTACTTACCGAGAGCCCGGCCCAGAAATGCCACCAGAAGGTGGTCTCAAGGGTATGTTGGATACAACCGGCTATGCCCCAATTGACCTTGAGCTGGAAGAGAAACTCAACCAGAGTCTTGCTGAATTAAACCTCTCAGTACGTGCGACGAACTGTCTGGAATCCGAAGGAATTAACACCGTTCGTGATCTGGTAGGTAAGTCAGAAGACCATCTGTTACACGTTCGCAATTTTGGGGAAACCACTCTCGTCGAAGTCCGTGAGCGGCTAAGTCAGATTGGCCTACGTCTTGGTATGAAGATTCCTAATTCCTCATCACAACCGCGTTAA
- the rpsK gene encoding 30S ribosomal protein S11: MAKVKRKKVKRHITKAVAYIKATFNNTTVTVTDLNGDVLCWATAGTSGFKGSRKSTPFAAQRAAEICAEKAAKFGVKEMEIRVKGPGSGRESAITGLQSAGITIRAIEDITPLPHNGCRPPKKRRV; this comes from the coding sequence GTGGCTAAAGTCAAACGAAAAAAAGTGAAACGTCATATCACGAAAGCGGTTGCTTATATTAAAGCAACGTTTAACAACACCACTGTCACCGTTACCGATTTAAACGGAGATGTGCTCTGTTGGGCAACCGCAGGAACCTCTGGTTTCAAAGGCAGCCGAAAGAGCACACCTTTTGCAGCCCAGAGAGCTGCAGAAATCTGTGCTGAAAAAGCGGCAAAATTTGGTGTCAAAGAAATGGAAATTCGGGTTAAGGGACCCGGTTCCGGACGCGAAAGTGCTATCACTGGCTTACAGTCAGCGGGTATTACGATTCGGGCGATCGAAGACATTACTCCATTACCACACAATGGTTGTCGTCCACCGAAAAAACGAAGAGTCTGA
- the rpsM gene encoding 30S ribosomal protein S13 — translation MPRILGVDIPNEKPVYVSLTYLYGIGSVTATDICHKLNINPQLKAKDLTDDELSRIVNLLDTEYSVEGQLRRSTQQDIARLRDIQSYRGIRHRRGLPVRGQNTQTNARTRKGGKKTVAGKKGVKDARH, via the coding sequence ATGCCTCGTATTCTCGGTGTTGATATTCCAAATGAAAAACCTGTCTATGTTTCCCTTACCTATCTGTATGGGATTGGCAGTGTGACAGCGACCGATATTTGTCACAAATTGAATATCAATCCTCAGTTGAAAGCAAAAGATCTTACAGACGACGAATTAAGTCGGATTGTGAATCTGTTAGATACGGAATATTCCGTCGAAGGGCAATTACGCAGATCAACTCAACAGGATATCGCTCGTTTGCGAGACATTCAGTCTTATCGTGGAATACGACATCGACGCGGTCTTCCCGTACGCGGGCAAAATACTCAAACCAATGCCCGTACACGAAAAGGTGGAAAGAAAACCGTTGCTGGTAAAAAAGGTGTTAAGGATGCCCGCCACTAG
- the rpmJ gene encoding 50S ribosomal protein L36, with amino-acid sequence MKVRASVKRICESCKVIRRKGRVYVICSSNPRHKQRQG; translated from the coding sequence ATGAAAGTCCGAGCTAGTGTTAAGCGGATTTGTGAAAGCTGTAAAGTCATCAGGCGAAAAGGGCGCGTGTATGTCATTTGCTCTTCGAACCCACGCCACAAGCAGCGGCAAGGGTAA
- the secY gene encoding preprotein translocase subunit SecY, translated as MLGKLLVLFKIPELRRKIVLTLGLLAIYRMGFWIALPFVNQAQLAKTLTDLQSQEGGIGQVMQVISLFSASNIGQSTIFGLGIMPYISASIIFQLMGTVYPPLERLQKEGEAGRKKINEYTRYATVVICLVQSYFWISTLSGGFGSGTSLILEKYDNFYFHLVATITMTTGTVFLMWIGEQIDAYGIGNGISLLIMAGILARMPQAGWSLIEPAFEKGIALGTDTGIDRLLILALVFVFVVVWVIAITQGQRRIPIQSAKHVRGRKVSGGQRQSLPLRVNQAGVMPIIFASSLLMFPYFLFHAISQWSSWPFWAMLDEAFQPMSRGFIYTMSYVVLIYFFCYFWTAITFNPKDMAENLKDYGSFIPGYRPGARTAAYLEQVMVRITYVGAAFLSIVAIIPTLVSTWLGVDFLVASFYGGTGLLIVVSVVLDLVNKIDSHLVMRNYSGLLESDL; from the coding sequence ATGCTCGGTAAATTATTAGTTCTGTTCAAAATTCCCGAGCTGCGTAGAAAAATCGTCCTCACATTGGGACTATTAGCCATTTACCGGATGGGATTCTGGATTGCCCTGCCATTCGTGAATCAGGCACAGCTCGCTAAAACACTGACTGACTTACAAAGTCAGGAAGGTGGAATTGGCCAGGTGATGCAGGTAATTTCTTTATTTTCTGCTTCTAATATTGGCCAGAGTACGATCTTTGGTTTGGGGATTATGCCCTACATTTCTGCCTCCATTATCTTCCAGTTGATGGGTACGGTCTATCCACCTCTGGAACGCCTCCAGAAAGAAGGGGAGGCTGGCAGAAAGAAAATTAATGAATATACACGTTACGCTACTGTCGTCATTTGTCTGGTACAGAGCTATTTTTGGATCTCCACGCTTTCGGGCGGCTTTGGCTCCGGTACCAGTTTGATTTTGGAAAAATACGATAACTTCTATTTCCATCTCGTCGCCACCATTACCATGACGACAGGAACCGTCTTCCTGATGTGGATCGGTGAACAAATCGACGCTTATGGAATTGGAAACGGGATCAGCTTACTGATTATGGCGGGTATTCTGGCTCGAATGCCTCAGGCAGGCTGGAGCTTAATAGAACCGGCGTTTGAAAAAGGAATTGCTTTAGGAACAGATACGGGAATTGACCGTTTATTGATATTGGCACTGGTGTTTGTCTTCGTAGTGGTCTGGGTAATTGCTATTACTCAGGGACAACGACGTATTCCGATCCAAAGTGCAAAGCATGTTCGAGGCAGAAAAGTCTCCGGCGGCCAACGTCAGTCACTGCCTCTGCGAGTCAACCAGGCAGGCGTGATGCCGATCATCTTTGCATCCAGTTTATTGATGTTCCCTTACTTTCTGTTTCATGCCATTAGCCAATGGTCCAGCTGGCCGTTTTGGGCAATGTTGGATGAAGCATTTCAGCCGATGAGTCGTGGCTTTATTTACACAATGTCTTACGTAGTATTGATTTACTTCTTCTGCTACTTCTGGACAGCGATTACATTTAACCCCAAAGATATGGCAGAAAACTTGAAAGATTATGGTTCTTTTATCCCCGGATATCGTCCTGGAGCGAGAACCGCCGCTTACCTGGAACAGGTGATGGTTCGCATTACCTATGTCGGGGCAGCATTTCTGTCAATTGTGGCAATTATTCCTACTTTGGTGTCGACTTGGCTGGGAGTCGATTTCCTGGTGGCGAGTTTTTACGGTGGAACCGGCCTTTTAATTGTAGTTTCCGTGGTATTAGACCTGGTCAATAAAATTGACAGCCATCTGGTGATGCGGAACTATTCAGGACTACTGGAGAGCGATCTGTAA
- the rplO gene encoding 50S ribosomal protein L15 — protein sequence MIIDDVHRGIKKHKKRKRVGRGPGSGHGKTSTRGHKGYGSRAGSSRRTSFEGGQTPLALRVAKRGFNNKQFAKKVAVVNVSSLEQAFENGAEVTPEVLAEKGLAKGRFDQVKILGNGDLSKKLTVTAHLFSQSAETKIQAAGGTVSRILS from the coding sequence ATGATAATTGATGATGTCCATCGCGGAATCAAAAAGCATAAAAAACGAAAACGAGTTGGTCGTGGACCGGGCTCAGGTCATGGCAAAACATCAACTCGTGGTCATAAAGGTTATGGAAGTCGTGCTGGTTCATCGCGTCGTACGAGCTTTGAAGGGGGACAGACTCCTCTGGCACTACGAGTTGCGAAGCGTGGGTTCAATAATAAACAGTTTGCGAAGAAAGTCGCTGTAGTGAATGTCTCCTCATTGGAGCAGGCATTTGAAAACGGCGCTGAAGTCACTCCTGAAGTACTGGCTGAAAAAGGCCTGGCAAAAGGACGCTTCGATCAAGTGAAGATTTTAGGTAACGGCGATCTCAGTAAAAAATTAACTGTGACCGCTCATTTGTTTTCCCAGTCAGCTGAGACAAAAATCCAGGCTGCCGGGGGTACTGTCAGTCGAATTTTGTCATAA
- the rpsE gene encoding 30S ribosomal protein S5, with amino-acid sequence MSKEGGKQTPETVIQIRRCACVVKGGRRFSFTALVVVGDKEGRVGWGYGKAIEVPLAVDKAVKQANRSMIQVPVVEHTVPHEVVGRFGSSRVLLLPARPGTGIIAGAGVRAVVEAAGITDIFTKSRGSNNPINVVKATIDGLSKLRTREDVARLRGVEV; translated from the coding sequence GTGTCAAAAGAAGGTGGAAAGCAAACGCCAGAAACAGTCATCCAGATCCGTCGCTGTGCCTGCGTAGTCAAGGGGGGGCGTCGGTTTAGTTTTACGGCTTTAGTTGTCGTGGGAGACAAAGAAGGTCGTGTTGGCTGGGGATACGGAAAAGCGATCGAAGTTCCACTAGCCGTCGATAAAGCGGTTAAGCAGGCAAATCGAAGCATGATTCAAGTGCCCGTAGTCGAGCATACAGTACCACATGAAGTGGTCGGCCGTTTTGGTTCTTCAAGAGTATTATTGCTCCCAGCTCGTCCTGGTACAGGTATTATTGCCGGAGCTGGTGTGCGTGCCGTTGTGGAAGCAGCTGGAATTACTGATATTTTCACCAAGAGCCGTGGTTCCAATAACCCGATCAACGTAGTGAAAGCCACCATTGATGGACTCTCAAAATTACGAACCCGGGAAGATGTTGCACGTTTGAGAGGAGTTGAAGTCTAA
- the rplR gene encoding 50S ribosomal protein L18 → MKLQKTLKKQKQRRAFRIRNTVRNTGRIRLSVYRSNNHIYAQLIDDTAGNTLVSASSKDKSLAGELKNGSNIAAAEKVGQLLGERAVEKGIKEVAFDRGPYRYHGRVAALADSARKAGLDF, encoded by the coding sequence ATGAAATTACAAAAGACCCTGAAAAAGCAGAAGCAACGACGAGCGTTTCGTATTCGCAATACGGTTCGTAACACTGGTCGTATTCGTTTATCTGTTTATCGCAGTAACAATCATATTTATGCTCAATTAATTGATGACACCGCAGGTAATACACTGGTTTCAGCCAGTTCCAAAGACAAAAGTCTTGCCGGTGAACTCAAAAATGGCAGTAACATTGCTGCTGCCGAAAAAGTGGGTCAATTACTTGGTGAACGAGCCGTCGAAAAGGGAATTAAAGAAGTTGCCTTTGATCGTGGTCCTTATCGATATCATGGGCGCGTTGCAGCCTTGGCAGATTCTGCTCGAAAAGCAGGATTGGATTTTTAA
- the rplF gene encoding 50S ribosomal protein L6, translated as MSRIGNKPIPVPGGVEVKIDSPSISVKGKHGELSLDFHPAMNVELDSETNAIKVSRPNDERQNRALHGLTRALIANMVQGVESPFVKKLEIQGVGYQATLNGQKLSLQVGFANTIVLEVPKGVICELPNNTSIVVTSADKHAVGQFAANIRSVRPPEPYKGKGIRYEGEYVRRKAGKAFAS; from the coding sequence ATGTCTCGAATCGGTAATAAACCAATTCCCGTTCCTGGTGGAGTGGAAGTTAAAATTGATAGCCCATCAATTTCCGTAAAAGGAAAACACGGTGAGTTATCCTTAGATTTTCACCCAGCTATGAATGTTGAGTTAGATTCGGAAACCAATGCCATTAAAGTTTCTCGTCCCAATGACGAACGACAAAATCGTGCATTGCATGGTCTAACACGTGCCTTAATTGCCAACATGGTTCAAGGGGTTGAATCTCCCTTTGTGAAAAAACTGGAAATTCAGGGAGTTGGTTATCAAGCGACTCTGAATGGTCAAAAATTAAGCCTGCAGGTGGGATTCGCCAATACGATCGTACTGGAAGTTCCCAAAGGAGTGATTTGTGAATTGCCGAACAACACAAGTATTGTTGTGACCTCGGCAGACAAACATGCTGTGGGTCAATTTGCGGCGAATATTCGTAGCGTACGTCCGCCTGAACCTTACAAAGGCAAAGGAATACGTTATGAAGGTGAATATGTAAGACGTAAAGCTGGTAAAGCCTTTGCGAGCTAA
- the rpsH gene encoding 30S ribosomal protein S8, with translation MMTDPIADMLTRIRNALQIERPFVDIPSSKIKEAIAAALQREGYIWDYEVIENSPQNILRVNLKYGPNGERVIQKILRESKPGRRSYQDLRSMPEVLQGMGISILSTSKGVLSNREAKKEGVGGELLCTIW, from the coding sequence ATGATGACAGACCCTATTGCAGACATGCTGACACGAATTCGTAATGCACTGCAAATTGAACGGCCTTTTGTAGATATTCCTTCATCGAAAATCAAAGAAGCAATTGCTGCTGCTTTGCAACGTGAAGGATATATCTGGGATTATGAGGTGATCGAAAACAGTCCTCAAAATATTCTACGAGTGAATTTGAAGTATGGCCCTAACGGAGAACGGGTCATTCAGAAGATCCTTCGTGAGAGTAAACCCGGGCGTCGTTCATATCAGGACTTACGGTCAATGCCAGAAGTTTTGCAAGGGATGGGAATTAGTATTCTCTCAACAAGTAAAGGCGTACTCAGTAATCGTGAAGCCAAAAAAGAAGGTGTCGGCGGCGAGTTGCTTTGTACGATCTGGTAA
- the rplE gene encoding 50S ribosomal protein L5, whose product MATPTLLKQYREEIVPTLKEKLGRTNIHSLPQIEKVVISMGVGAANQDRKRLGEVADHLTLLAGQKSQITRARKSVAGFKLREGQEIGCRVTLRGTRMYEFLERLISLALPRVRDFRGVNPKAFDGAGNYSLGLNEQMVFLEIDPDSVHYTQGMNITIVTTASNNEEGLLLLTEFGMPFRK is encoded by the coding sequence ATGGCAACACCAACACTATTAAAACAATATCGTGAAGAGATTGTTCCCACGTTGAAAGAAAAACTGGGACGAACCAATATTCATTCGCTGCCACAAATTGAAAAAGTTGTGATCAGCATGGGTGTTGGTGCCGCAAATCAAGATCGAAAACGACTTGGTGAGGTTGCGGACCATTTAACTCTTTTAGCTGGCCAGAAATCACAAATCACACGTGCTCGTAAGTCCGTTGCTGGATTTAAATTACGTGAAGGGCAGGAAATTGGCTGTCGGGTGACTTTAAGGGGCACTCGCATGTATGAATTTCTGGAACGCCTGATTTCACTTGCTTTACCGCGTGTACGTGACTTTCGAGGGGTAAATCCCAAAGCCTTCGATGGTGCTGGGAATTACAGCCTGGGTTTAAATGAGCAAATGGTTTTCCTGGAAATTGATCCGGATTCAGTACATTATACACAAGGCATGAATATTACGATTGTGACTACGGCTTCGAACAATGAAGAGGGGCTTCTGTTGTTAACCGAATTCGGAATGCCATTTCGTAAGTAG